In Anaerolineales bacterium, one DNA window encodes the following:
- a CDS encoding asparaginase — MPSARPLLELTRSSLVESTHFGSIAVVDSTGKLLHSHGDPHTVAFLRSSAKPFQALPFVERGGVEQYRFTQRELALSCASHETAQLHLDTVNAMQKKAGIEESLLHCSGHLPGDPAKLRQVIREDIKPTANFNNCSGKHTAMLAFAKMRRLPLENYLDFDHPIQRDILKALSEICSIEMEEIGLGIDGCSAPNFAMPLFNAALGMARMCDPRDLSKIRADACKKITAAMTAHPEIVSNSGEFDCELMKVGEGKIITKRGAEGFQIVGIMPGVIGERGVGIAFKVTDGDPSRMNDELERGTRVRPAVTLEILRQLGALERTKLDALENFGPEKVLKNYAGIITGKSKPVFELKTP; from the coding sequence ATGCCTTCAGCCCGCCCGCTCCTTGAGCTGACCCGCAGCTCCCTTGTTGAATCAACCCACTTTGGTTCCATCGCGGTTGTTGACTCGACAGGGAAACTTCTCCACTCCCATGGCGACCCTCATACGGTCGCCTTTTTGCGCTCATCCGCCAAACCGTTCCAGGCGCTTCCATTTGTGGAACGGGGCGGCGTGGAACAGTACCGATTCACGCAAAGGGAACTGGCACTTTCGTGCGCCTCGCACGAGACCGCTCAACTGCACCTCGACACGGTGAATGCCATGCAGAAAAAGGCAGGCATCGAAGAAAGCCTTTTGCACTGCAGCGGGCATTTGCCCGGCGACCCGGCCAAATTGAGACAGGTGATCAGGGAGGACATCAAGCCTACTGCCAATTTCAACAACTGTTCAGGCAAGCATACCGCCATGCTGGCATTCGCCAAAATGCGCCGCCTGCCGCTCGAGAATTATCTCGATTTTGACCATCCCATTCAAAGGGACATTCTGAAAGCGCTTTCTGAAATTTGTTCCATCGAAATGGAAGAGATTGGCCTCGGCATTGACGGTTGTTCCGCGCCGAACTTTGCCATGCCGTTGTTCAATGCCGCGCTCGGCATGGCACGCATGTGCGATCCGCGGGATTTAAGTAAAATCCGCGCAGACGCCTGTAAAAAGATCACGGCCGCAATGACCGCGCATCCGGAGATCGTCAGTAATTCCGGCGAGTTCGACTGCGAACTGATGAAGGTCGGCGAAGGGAAAATAATCACCAAACGCGGCGCGGAGGGCTTTCAGATCGTCGGAATCATGCCCGGCGTCATCGGGGAGCGAGGCGTGGGCATCGCCTTCAAAGTGACCGACGGCGACCCCTCGCGCATGAACGATGAACTGGAAAGAGGCACACGCGTCCGCCCGGCGGTCACGCTGGAGATCCTGCGTCAGTTGGGCGCACTGGAGCGGACGAAGTTGGATGCGCTCGAGAATTTTGGTCCCGAAAAAGTATTGAAGAATTACGCGGGCATCATTACTGGAAAATCAAAACCCGTCTTCGAGTTGAAAACTCCATGA
- a CDS encoding GAF domain-containing protein — protein MAQDRTHSLLELLISINREVAAALDLRTVLQRLLFAAIQHVGGERGSIVVMDDMGKPVDATIVYGKQFHDHTTQQLRETVERGLAGWVVKNSKPVLVPDTSKDHRWLRRADDSVENSGAKSAICVPLMARERLVGVLTLVHSVPNAFNEEHLELMRAIADQASVAVLNARLYTESQRTARVMSALAEGAAAINTSLEMPDVWRRILNQTMQALQVEVVALALLDGSNNDIVFHAAAGQNSAGIPGRHIPAGQGLAGIVVNGGQGLVIPSVRQESRYSQVDKFEGIEMRAVAIAPIQSQGKVIGVLEAINPVSGGFDPDAMVVMTGLGSLAGTTIQNAILFERLQKAHEHYHELFEDSVDTILITDWDGRVLEANRQAVSLSGYAVEQLQSMNIDQLHEVNWDKTGQKFGTLKNTPGCNYESGLRRQDGVVTPIEVHVRRVEFEESDSLQWILRDVSERRELDSLRDEMTSMIYHDLRSPLGNIVSSLEMMSTLIPKEKTITMMLTIAQNSTARIQRLVNSLLDINRLEAGQQIVDQNAVNPVELIRESIIDVEPSASSRQQTIINNATRVLPLIWVDVDMAHRIFINLLENAIKFTPIGGQIEIGARTADGIFMEYWVRDNGPGISEADQERIFDKFTRVRGRDRPGGLGVGLAFCRLAVLGHGGKIWLESELGKGTTFWVTLPIAQKKVAGQIKRQTGRLVIKSIR, from the coding sequence ATGGCCCAGGATCGTACACACTCTCTGCTCGAATTATTAATTTCCATCAACCGTGAGGTCGCTGCCGCACTGGATCTGCGCACGGTTTTGCAGCGCCTGCTCTTTGCCGCCATCCAGCATGTGGGCGGCGAGCGTGGCAGTATCGTTGTGATGGATGATATGGGCAAACCCGTGGATGCTACCATTGTTTATGGGAAGCAGTTCCATGACCATACCACCCAGCAGCTGCGCGAAACAGTGGAGCGCGGGCTTGCGGGTTGGGTGGTGAAAAACTCCAAGCCGGTGCTTGTGCCGGATACCAGCAAGGATCACCGCTGGCTGCGCCGCGCAGATGATTCTGTGGAAAACAGCGGCGCAAAGTCCGCGATCTGTGTGCCATTGATGGCGCGCGAGCGCCTGGTGGGGGTTCTGACGCTTGTACATTCTGTGCCGAACGCATTTAATGAAGAACATTTGGAATTGATGCGGGCAATCGCCGACCAGGCGAGTGTGGCGGTTTTGAATGCGCGCCTGTACACCGAGAGCCAGCGGACGGCACGCGTCATGTCCGCGCTGGCAGAGGGTGCGGCGGCGATCAATACCTCGCTCGAGATGCCGGACGTGTGGCGGCGCATCCTTAACCAGACCATGCAGGCCTTGCAGGTTGAGGTCGTGGCGCTGGCTTTGCTGGATGGGTCGAACAATGACATTGTCTTCCACGCGGCAGCCGGTCAAAACTCTGCTGGTATTCCGGGCAGGCACATCCCCGCCGGGCAGGGATTGGCTGGGATCGTGGTGAATGGCGGACAGGGTCTGGTGATTCCATCCGTCAGACAGGAGTCCCGCTACAGCCAGGTGGACAAGTTTGAGGGAATCGAGATGCGGGCGGTCGCCATTGCCCCGATCCAATCGCAGGGAAAGGTCATTGGCGTGCTTGAAGCGATCAACCCGGTCTCCGGCGGATTTGACCCGGATGCCATGGTGGTGATGACCGGGCTGGGAAGCCTTGCGGGAACGACCATCCAAAATGCAATCCTTTTCGAGCGCTTACAAAAGGCGCACGAGCATTACCATGAGTTGTTCGAAGACAGTGTGGATACGATCCTGATCACGGATTGGGACGGCAGGGTGCTGGAGGCGAATCGTCAGGCTGTTTCATTGAGCGGGTACGCAGTTGAGCAGTTACAGAGCATGAACATTGATCAGCTGCATGAAGTCAACTGGGATAAAACCGGCCAGAAATTCGGGACGCTTAAGAATACACCGGGCTGTAATTACGAATCCGGTTTGCGCCGCCAGGATGGCGTGGTCACCCCGATCGAAGTGCATGTGCGCCGCGTGGAATTTGAAGAGTCCGATTCGCTCCAATGGATCCTGCGGGATGTCAGCGAGCGCAGGGAATTGGATTCCCTGCGCGACGAGATGACTTCCATGATCTACCATGACCTGCGTTCGCCGCTTGGCAATATTGTTTCCAGCCTAGAAATGATGAGCACGCTGATTCCCAAGGAAAAAACGATCACCATGATGCTGACGATCGCGCAGAATTCGACAGCCCGCATTCAGCGTCTGGTCAATTCCCTGCTGGATATCAACCGTCTCGAAGCAGGCCAGCAGATCGTGGATCAGAATGCAGTCAACCCCGTTGAGTTGATCCGCGAGTCCATCATCGATGTGGAACCGTCGGCATCCTCGCGCCAGCAAACGATCATCAATAATGCGACCCGCGTGCTTCCGCTGATCTGGGTCGATGTGGACATGGCGCACCGTATTTTTATTAACCTGCTCGAAAACGCGATCAAATTCACCCCGATCGGGGGACAGATCGAAATTGGGGCAAGGACCGCCGATGGAATTTTTATGGAGTACTGGGTGCGGGATAATGGCCCCGGCATATCCGAGGCGGACCAGGAACGCATCTTTGACAAGTTCACCCGTGTGCGTGGCAGGGACCGGCCCGGCGGGCTGGGCGTGGGACTGGCGTTTTGTCGTCTTGCGGTGCTTGGACACGGCGGCAAGATCTGGCTGGAAAGCGAATTGGGAAAAGGGACCACCTTCTGGGTGACCCTGCCCATTGCCCAAAAGAAGGTCGCCGGTCAGATCAAGCGTCAGACAGGCAGGCTGGTCATCAAATCGATCAGGTAG
- a CDS encoding aminotransferase class V-fold PLP-dependent enzyme yields the protein MSAHEFETFLQKYPAYKQTASIDALRKKDYARLDAGGHVYLDYTGGGIYAESQIQKHQQLLREGVFGNPHSSNPTSLAATHLVEDTRAYLLKFFNADPNEYLAIFTSNASGALKLIGESYPFSNGRYLLTFDNHNSVNGIREFAHARGAEVTYIPVMLPDMRVDASQLETELARPSRTGHNLFAYPAQSNFSSVKHPLEWIEKAHARGWDVLLDAAAYVPTSKLDLSKVKPDFVPISFYKIFGYPTGLGALIARKEALAKLHRPWFAGGTITVASVQGDKYYLAEGATAFEDGTLDYLNIPALEIGLKHIESIGYDVISERVCALTGWLLENLTSMKHSNGVPLVRVFGPTTTEGRGGAVTVNFYDQNDIAFDHRFIESEANKVNISLRTGCFCNPGAGEIALGISRVELDVCFTRPEHRDVMSIDEFRKCIDGKSSGAVRISVGPFTNFDDVQALLTFARGLLS from the coding sequence ATGTCCGCACACGAATTCGAAACCTTCCTTCAAAAATATCCCGCCTACAAGCAAACCGCCTCCATCGATGCCCTGCGCAAAAAGGATTACGCCCGCCTCGACGCGGGCGGGCACGTCTATCTCGATTACACGGGCGGCGGTATCTATGCCGAGTCGCAGATCCAAAAGCATCAGCAACTCCTGCGCGAAGGCGTCTTCGGCAACCCGCATTCGTCCAACCCAACCTCGCTCGCCGCCACGCATCTCGTCGAAGACACGCGCGCATACCTCCTCAAATTCTTCAACGCCGACCCAAACGAATATCTCGCCATTTTCACGTCCAATGCCAGCGGCGCGCTGAAGTTGATCGGCGAGTCGTATCCGTTTTCAAACGGACGATATCTTTTAACATTTGATAATCACAACTCCGTCAATGGGATTCGGGAATTCGCCCACGCGCGCGGCGCAGAGGTGACCTATATCCCCGTCATGCTGCCCGACATGCGCGTGGACGCTTCGCAGCTTGAAACGGAACTGGCTCGACCCTCCAGGACCGGTCATAACCTGTTTGCCTATCCCGCCCAATCGAACTTCTCCTCGGTCAAGCACCCGCTCGAGTGGATCGAGAAAGCCCACGCCCGCGGCTGGGACGTCCTTCTCGATGCGGCCGCCTACGTCCCCACCAGCAAACTGGACCTGAGCAAGGTCAAACCCGACTTTGTTCCCATTTCCTTTTATAAGATATTCGGCTATCCCACGGGGCTTGGCGCATTGATCGCACGCAAGGAAGCGCTGGCGAAACTGCACCGTCCCTGGTTCGCAGGCGGTACGATCACAGTCGCATCCGTGCAGGGTGACAAATATTATCTCGCAGAAGGCGCAACCGCCTTCGAAGACGGTACGTTGGATTACCTCAACATCCCCGCGCTTGAAATCGGGTTGAAGCACATCGAGTCGATTGGGTATGATGTGATCAGTGAGCGCGTCTGCGCGCTGACGGGCTGGCTGTTGGAAAATCTCACGTCCATGAAGCACAGTAACGGCGTGCCGCTGGTTCGGGTTTTTGGACCAACCACCACCGAGGGAAGAGGCGGGGCGGTCACGGTCAATTTCTACGACCAGAATGATATCGCCTTCGACCATCGTTTCATCGAAAGCGAGGCGAACAAGGTCAACATCTCCCTGCGCACGGGCTGTTTCTGCAATCCCGGCGCGGGCGAGATCGCGCTCGGCATCTCACGCGTGGAACTGGATGTGTGTTTCACCCGCCCTGAACACAGGGATGTCATGTCCATCGACGAGTTCCGCAAGTGCATCGATGGAAAATCCTCCGGTGCAGTTCGCATTTCTGTAGGTCCATTCACGAACTTTGACGACGTGCAGGCGCTGCTGACGTTCGCGAGAGGGCTGCTTTCATGA
- a CDS encoding ClbS/DfsB family four-helix bundle protein has protein sequence MSYKQRTLDFLEIEWKTYIERFHRLPAEDGMKRVKAQGYERFRDMLAHILSWWEEAMPIILAIAENREYERRKYDFDAFNAGAVAKYGDWDETEFLAHFEKTRQKAAADLRSMQEAVFENRRVRAWINGVFIHHAREHLVALSKFLTLDTLEHEWETYAAKFDALEKKDEFLKKQDAARFADLLAHAVAWWEEGVAAVKGALKDPAFVYGGPADTDAYNAEIVAKYQGMSEAEVRALFERTRLEMIELVRGLPEGAFEHPAIEEWLAADVVEHFDEHAAKE, from the coding sequence ATGAGTTACAAACAACGCACACTGGATTTTCTTGAGATCGAATGGAAGACGTATATCGAGCGCTTCCACCGCCTGCCTGCGGAGGATGGTATGAAGCGCGTGAAGGCGCAGGGGTATGAACGCTTCCGCGACATGCTGGCGCACATCCTTTCGTGGTGGGAGGAAGCCATGCCCATCATTCTGGCGATCGCCGAGAACCGCGAATACGAACGCAGGAAATACGATTTCGATGCCTTCAACGCCGGGGCGGTCGCGAAGTACGGGGATTGGGACGAGACCGAATTCCTTGCCCACTTCGAGAAAACGCGTCAGAAAGCCGCGGCAGATCTGAGGTCCATGCAGGAGGCGGTGTTCGAGAATCGCCGCGTGCGTGCGTGGATCAACGGCGTCTTCATCCACCATGCGCGCGAGCACCTCGTCGCATTGAGCAAATTCCTCACGCTGGATACGCTCGAACACGAGTGGGAAACCTATGCGGCGAAGTTCGATGCGCTGGAAAAGAAGGACGAGTTTTTGAAGAAGCAGGACGCGGCACGCTTTGCCGATTTGCTGGCGCACGCCGTCGCATGGTGGGAGGAGGGCGTGGCGGCGGTGAAGGGTGCATTGAAAGACCCCGCCTTTGTGTACGGCGGTCCCGCCGACACCGATGCCTACAACGCGGAAATTGTGGCAAAATATCAGGGCATGAGCGAAGCGGAAGTACGTGCGCTGTTCGAGCGCACGCGGCTGGAGATGATCGAACTGGTGCGCGGGCTGCCCGAAGGCGCATTCGAACACCCGGCCATCGAGGAATGGCTCGCCGCGGACGTGGTCGAGCATTTCGACGAACACGCCGCCAAGGAATGA
- a CDS encoding YbaK/EbsC family protein: METPPASLALGNLGVPHTLFHHEGSLESFEQAARERNQRPAQVVRSLLFRVREDEFALVLAAGPQQISWKALRKALGRSRISLATEDEVLAVTGYRIGTVSPFGMARPLRVWIEAGVLKEEEISIGSGVRNTAIIMKSADLRRALGDVDVVELFE, encoded by the coding sequence ATGGAAACTCCTCCCGCCAGCCTCGCGCTCGGTAATCTGGGCGTGCCGCACACGCTCTTTCATCACGAAGGCTCGCTGGAGTCGTTCGAGCAGGCTGCGCGCGAGCGGAACCAGCGTCCGGCGCAGGTGGTGCGCTCCCTTCTCTTCCGCGTGCGGGAGGATGAGTTCGCGCTGGTGCTGGCGGCAGGTCCGCAACAAATTTCATGGAAAGCCTTGCGGAAGGCGCTGGGACGTTCGCGCATCTCGCTGGCGACTGAGGACGAAGTGCTGGCTGTGACAGGCTACCGCATCGGGACGGTCAGTCCGTTTGGGATGGCGCGTCCGCTCAGGGTGTGGATCGAAGCAGGTGTGTTGAAGGAGGAGGAAATATCCATCGGGTCGGGAGTCCGCAACACAGCCATCATCATGAAAAGCGCGGACTTGCGGCGGGCGTTGGGGGATGTGGATGTGGTGGAATTGTTTGAGTGA
- the folK gene encoding 2-amino-4-hydroxy-6-hydroxymethyldihydropteridine diphosphokinase, producing MEHNVYLALGSNLENRLANLREAVGSFTPQMAVRRKSPVYETQPWGYADQPAYLNQVIQVETYLEPQALLGHLKRLETALGRKPNFRNGPRLIDMDILFYDDLILDTPELVVPHPRLHERAFVLAPLADLAPELVHPVLNKSVSDLLAGLNLKDIKLYEGK from the coding sequence ATGGAACATAACGTTTATCTCGCCCTGGGAAGCAATCTTGAAAACCGCCTTGCAAACCTTAGGGAGGCGGTCGGCAGCTTCACCCCGCAAATGGCGGTGCGCCGGAAATCGCCCGTCTATGAAACGCAGCCCTGGGGATATGCTGACCAGCCCGCATACCTGAACCAGGTCATTCAGGTTGAAACCTATCTCGAGCCGCAGGCGCTGCTCGGGCATTTGAAACGCCTTGAAACGGCGCTGGGACGCAAGCCCAATTTTCGCAACGGACCGCGTTTGATCGACATGGATATCCTGTTTTACGATGACCTGATCCTCGATACGCCGGAGCTGGTGGTCCCGCATCCGCGTCTGCATGAACGTGCATTTGTGCTCGCGCCTCTGGCGGACCTCGCGCCTGAGCTCGTCCATCCGGTATTGAACAAATCCGTGAGTGACCTGCTGGCCGGGCTGAACCTCAAAGACATCAAGTTGTATGAAGGAAAGTGA
- a CDS encoding fumarylacetoacetate hydrolase family protein, producing MRIVRYQTNEGAPAYGWMLEDKVGEVQGNIYGEYRRREAKVPVTELKLLAPCEPGKIVCVGRNYVEHARELGNEVPKVPLIFLKPPSSIISNGDAIILPPQSKQVEHEAELVVVIGKRAKNVTTEAARETVFGYTIGNDVTARDLQQTDGQWTRAKGFDTFCPFGPWIDTEFDPSDAVVTCRVNGQMRQMASTRDMVFNVGTLIAYISSVMTLEPGDLIFTGTPAGVDELKNGDVVDVEIEGLGKLSNPVKA from the coding sequence ATGCGAATTGTCCGTTATCAAACCAATGAAGGTGCGCCAGCCTACGGCTGGATGCTGGAGGATAAGGTCGGGGAAGTTCAGGGGAATATTTACGGCGAATACCGCCGCCGTGAAGCCAAGGTGCCTGTCACAGAATTGAAGCTGCTCGCGCCGTGCGAGCCGGGCAAAATAGTATGTGTGGGACGCAATTATGTGGAACATGCCAGGGAATTGGGCAACGAAGTCCCCAAGGTGCCGCTCATCTTTTTAAAGCCGCCTTCTTCCATTATTTCAAACGGGGATGCCATCATCCTGCCGCCGCAATCGAAACAGGTGGAGCATGAAGCGGAGCTGGTCGTTGTGATCGGCAAACGCGCAAAGAACGTCACCACGGAAGCTGCCAGGGAAACCGTCTTCGGCTACACCATCGGCAACGACGTTACCGCGCGCGACCTGCAGCAAACGGACGGTCAATGGACGCGCGCGAAGGGTTTCGATACCTTCTGCCCGTTCGGTCCGTGGATCGATACCGAGTTCGACCCGTCCGATGCAGTGGTGACCTGCCGCGTGAACGGGCAGATGCGCCAGATGGCGTCCACGCGCGACATGGTCTTCAACGTCGGCACGTTGATCGCGTACATCTCGTCCGTGATGACGCTGGAGCCCGGCGACCTGATCTTCACCGGCACACCCGCCGGCGTGGACGAGTTGAAGAACGGCGATGTGGTGGATGTGGAGATCGAGGGATTGGGGAAGTTGAGCAATCCGGTGAAGGCATAA
- a CDS encoding HAD family hydrolase: MPVDTNFVKALCFDVDGTLSDTDDLYVRKISRFFPNLIFKDPDHFSRRFVMWIEAPGNALLGLADTLHIDDEMVAVINWLNRHQKRSAKEFLLIPGVDEMLKQLHGRYPMSVVSARDEKGTMAFLERFDLVKYFDAIVTGLSAKYTKPYPDPVLLAAQKMGVPPENCLMIGDTTVDIRAGKSAGAQTVGVLCGFGEEPELKKMGADLILEDTTKLLQIL, translated from the coding sequence ATGCCTGTTGATACAAATTTTGTCAAAGCCCTATGCTTCGACGTGGACGGTACCCTCAGTGATACCGATGACCTGTATGTACGGAAAATCTCGCGTTTTTTTCCGAACCTCATCTTTAAGGACCCGGATCATTTTTCCCGCCGTTTTGTGATGTGGATCGAGGCTCCGGGCAACGCCCTGCTTGGTCTGGCCGATACGCTTCACATTGACGACGAGATGGTTGCTGTGATCAACTGGCTGAACCGCCACCAAAAACGCTCCGCGAAGGAATTCCTGCTCATCCCCGGTGTGGACGAAATGCTCAAGCAATTACATGGTCGTTACCCGATGTCTGTGGTCAGCGCGAGGGATGAAAAAGGCACGATGGCATTTCTCGAAAGGTTCGATCTCGTAAAATATTTCGATGCCATTGTCACCGGCTTGTCCGCCAAATATACCAAGCCCTATCCCGACCCGGTTCTACTTGCCGCGCAAAAAATGGGAGTCCCACCCGAAAACTGCCTGATGATCGGCGACACCACCGTGGACATCCGCGCGGGCAAATCCGCCGGGGCACAGACGGTGGGTGTCCTATGCGGCTTCGGGGAGGAACCTGAATTAAAGAAGATGGGGGCGGATTTGATACTGGAAGATACGACGAAACTGTTGCAAATTTTATAG
- a CDS encoding ABC transporter ATP-binding protein, with product MMHGRAGGLLNQETIKPRNLEETLGRLGKYFGSFWYMIVLAVFFVVISTWTQVTSPELLGQATDCFLVPAGNSAFAQPALPTDSGQQAVSSCWLGTSEDRSALSYSRQIIYSAYHLGGYTTPDIATATTTERIEGMFRLILIVIALYVIGAVLTGTTFFAMAWTGQHVLRVLRVEVFEKLHQLSMSYYAEHEAGDLMSRITNDTSAIEQAFSFALVNVFSGILLLVWVAYNMLTLSLPFALLSLAVSPLMFIATVWFSGQARKAFRKSREEIGNVNAELQETISSVREVQAFNRVDENIEQFKEVNAANRDANVRAVAYTSALAPTLEAFSYIGLAIVTGVGGWYLLTGDRLFGATVTLGLVITFLAYVQRFNQPIQQIAVLWTNIQNAIAGAERIFTILDEKPAVVDKPGAKAMTEIKGRVEFDEVSHEYEDGVPVLNKVSFSADVGQTIAIVGPTGAGKTTIINLLPRFYDVTHGSVKIDGMDVRDVTADSLRRQIGIVLQDTFLFSASVMDNIRFGRPTATDEEVYAAAKLANADSFIERLPEKYETVLGERGSGLSQGQRQLLSIARAVLANPRILILDEATSSVDTRTERLIQKAFDQLLEGRTSFVIAHRLSTIRNADMILVLKDGQVIERGRHDELLEKKGFYYDLYMSQFKKQEEMQANPA from the coding sequence ATGATGCACGGCCGCGCTGGTGGTCTTCTTAATCAAGAAACGATCAAGCCGCGCAACCTGGAAGAAACGCTTGGTCGCCTCGGCAAATACTTTGGCAGTTTCTGGTACATGATCGTTCTGGCAGTTTTCTTCGTCGTTATCTCCACCTGGACGCAGGTGACTTCTCCCGAATTGCTGGGACAAGCCACAGATTGTTTCCTCGTGCCTGCTGGAAACAGCGCCTTCGCTCAACCCGCCCTGCCAACTGATTCAGGCCAACAAGCAGTTTCTTCCTGTTGGCTTGGGACAAGCGAAGACCGCTCCGCACTGTCCTATTCGCGCCAGATCATCTACAGCGCCTATCATCTGGGCGGATACACCACGCCTGATATTGCAACCGCCACAACTACGGAGCGCATTGAAGGCATGTTCCGTTTGATCCTGATCGTCATCGCGTTGTATGTGATCGGCGCAGTGCTGACAGGCACAACCTTCTTCGCCATGGCGTGGACAGGTCAGCACGTTCTGCGTGTCCTGCGCGTGGAAGTGTTCGAGAAATTGCATCAACTTTCCATGAGTTATTACGCCGAACACGAAGCCGGCGACCTGATGAGCCGCATCACCAACGATACATCCGCCATTGAACAGGCGTTTTCGTTCGCGCTCGTTAATGTGTTCAGCGGCATCCTTTTATTGGTCTGGGTGGCCTATAACATGCTGACCTTAAGCCTGCCCTTCGCCCTGCTCTCGCTGGCTGTCTCGCCGTTGATGTTCATTGCCACCGTCTGGTTCTCCGGTCAGGCACGCAAAGCCTTCCGCAAGAGCCGTGAAGAGATCGGTAATGTCAACGCCGAACTGCAGGAGACAATCTCGTCCGTGCGCGAAGTGCAAGCCTTCAACCGCGTGGATGAAAATATCGAGCAGTTCAAGGAGGTCAACGCCGCCAATCGCGATGCCAACGTGCGCGCTGTGGCATACACCTCCGCGCTGGCGCCAACCTTGGAAGCCTTCTCATACATCGGTCTTGCCATTGTCACAGGCGTGGGCGGCTGGTACCTGCTGACAGGCGACAGGCTTTTCGGCGCGACTGTCACGCTTGGCCTGGTCATTACTTTCCTGGCGTATGTCCAGCGTTTCAACCAACCCATCCAACAGATCGCGGTATTGTGGACGAATATCCAAAACGCCATTGCGGGCGCGGAACGCATCTTTACCATTCTCGATGAAAAACCCGCCGTGGTTGATAAACCGGGTGCAAAGGCAATGACCGAGATCAAAGGCCGGGTTGAATTCGACGAAGTCTCGCACGAATATGAAGATGGCGTACCGGTCTTGAATAAGGTTTCCTTCTCCGCCGACGTCGGGCAGACCATTGCCATTGTCGGTCCGACAGGCGCGGGCAAGACCACCATCATCAACCTGCTGCCGCGCTTCTATGATGTGACGCACGGTTCTGTAAAAATTGACGGCATGGACGTGCGCGATGTCACCGCTGATTCACTCCGCAGGCAGATCGGCATCGTCTTGCAGGATACCTTCCTGTTCAGCGCCTCGGTGATGGATAACATCCGTTTTGGCCGCCCCACTGCAACCGATGAAGAAGTCTACGCCGCGGCAAAACTTGCCAACGCAGATTCGTTCATCGAACGCCTGCCTGAAAAATATGAGACAGTGCTCGGCGAACGTGGCTCGGGTCTTTCTCAGGGACAGCGGCAGTTGCTCTCGATTGCGCGCGCCGTGCTGGCAAACCCCCGCATCCTGATCCTGGACGAAGCCACTTCCTCCGTCGACACCAGAACCGAACGTCTCATTCAAAAAGCCTTCGACCAATTGCTTGAAGGACGTACTTCCTTTGTCATCGCGCACCGCCTCTCCACCATCCGCAATGCGGACATGATCCTTGTTTTGAAGGATGGACAGGTCATCGAACGCGGCAGGCACGATGAATTGTTGGAGAAAAAGGGTTTCTATTACGACCTGTATATGAGTCAATTCAAAAAGCAGGAAGAAATGCAAGCGAACCCCGCATAA
- the nth gene encoding endonuclease III, with protein MKRLQTRALQIHKTLLDVFGEPIWRNPLPAIDELVSTILSQNTNDVNRDRAFDALRAKFPTWEAVRDAQEKDVIAAIKPAGLANQKGPRIQQVLRAITGERGSLDLDFLAGLPIKQARAWLTKFNGVGPKTAAIVLCFSLNMPAFPVDTHVYRVTGRIGLRPEKMTVEQAHPHLEAVFPPETYYAAHLNIIRLGREVCKARKPLCPQCPVNGSCEYKDKTK; from the coding sequence ATGAAAAGACTGCAAACCCGCGCTTTGCAAATCCACAAAACACTTTTAGATGTCTTTGGCGAGCCGATATGGCGCAATCCGTTGCCCGCCATCGACGAGCTGGTCTCCACCATCCTCTCGCAGAACACGAACGACGTCAACCGCGACCGCGCCTTCGACGCCCTGCGCGCAAAATTCCCCACATGGGAAGCCGTGCGCGACGCGCAGGAAAAGGATGTCATCGCCGCGATCAAGCCCGCGGGACTCGCCAATCAAAAGGGACCGCGCATCCAACAGGTACTGCGCGCCATTACCGGGGAACGCGGCTCGCTCGATCTGGACTTTCTGGCTGGCCTGCCCATCAAGCAGGCGCGTGCCTGGCTGACGAAGTTCAACGGCGTGGGACCGAAGACCGCCGCCATCGTGCTGTGCTTTTCATTGAACATGCCCGCCTTCCCGGTGGATACGCACGTCTATCGCGTGACCGGACGCATCGGACTGCGCCCGGAGAAGATGACCGTGGAACAGGCGCATCCGCATCTCGAAGCGGTTTTCCCGCCGGAAACGTATTACGCCGCGCACTTGAACATCATCCGTTTGGGACGCGAGGTCTGCAAGGCGAGGAAACCATTGTGTCCGCAATGCCCGGTCAATGGATCGTGTGAATATAAAGATAAAACGAAATAA
- a CDS encoding YwbE family protein, with protein sequence MNNQTRSQIKPGMTVLIVLKQDQHTGKLTKGIVRDILTKSPNHPHGIKVRLMDGQVGRVKEIVEE encoded by the coding sequence ATGAACAACCAAACCCGCTCTCAGATCAAACCCGGTATGACGGTGCTGATCGTCCTCAAGCAGGACCAGCACACGGGCAAACTCACCAAGGGCATCGTCAGGGATATTCTCACCAAGTCTCCCAATCATCCGCACGGCATAAAAGTCCGCTTGATGGATGGGCAGGTGGGCAGGGTCAAGGAGATTGTCGAAGAGTGA